In one window of Primulina tabacum isolate GXHZ01 chromosome 8, ASM2559414v2, whole genome shotgun sequence DNA:
- the LOC142554682 gene encoding uncharacterized protein LOC142554682: protein MRPYGGRELAAHAVDVATLTWAKFREMFFGKYFPADVRGHLMREFMSLQQGDLSVVEFIRKFDKGCHFVPMIAGDASQKHRHFLDGLRPTLRQDVMLMRPAGYDEATACAFQADQALRDIDHEMHRKRQQAQSGSQPHKRQFIGPPNAVGAAETLGTGHRFSTELIKRGCQAFLASIVLVTEPVSQRLEDIYVVREFSGVFPDDVAGIPPDREVEFLIELMPWTVPISKAPYRLAPTEMKELKDQIQDLLDNGFIRPSFSPWGAPVLFVRKKDGSIVALLGHIVSPDGIEVDPRKVEALRDWSAPKSVTENRSFLGLAGYYKKFIQGFSSIAVPMTVLTKKNAKFIWGPKCKESFDRLKLALTTAPGTSYAIGARRVCGLYRCI from the exons ATGCgtccctatggtgggagggagctagCTGCACATGCAGTGGATGTGGCTACTCTTACGTGGGCGAAATTCAGGGAGATGTTCTTTGGGAAGTATTTCCCAGCTGACGTCAGGGGCCACCTGATGAGAGAGTTCATGAGCCTCCAGCAGGGGGACTTATCTGTGGTGGAGTTTATCCGCAAGTTCGACAAgggctgccattttgtgcccatgatagcAGGAGATGCCTCCCAGAAGCATAGGCATTTCCTTGATGGACTGAGACCCACTCTTCGCCAGGACGTCATGCTAATGAGGCCGGCAGGTTATGATGAGGCCACTGCCTGTGCTTTTCAGGCAGATCAGGCACTGCGAGACATAGACCATGAGATGCATAGGAAAAGGCAGCAGGCTCAGTCCGGTTCCCAGCCTCACAAGAGGCAGTTTATTGGGCCACCGAACGCAGTAGGGGCAGCAGAGACCCTAGGGACAGG TCATAGATTTTCGACAGAG CTTATCAAGAGAGGCTGCCAAGCATTCCTAGCCAGCATCGTATTAGTGACagagccagtcagtcagaggctgGAGGACATTTATGTAGTCAGGGAGTTCTCCGGAgttttccctgacgatgttGCAGGCAtaccaccagacagagaggtggaatttttgATTGAGCTCATGCCATGGACAGTGCCgatatctaaggcaccctaccgGTTAGCACCTACAGAGATGAAGGAGCTCAAAGACCAGATTCAGGATTTGTTAGATAatggtttcattcgccctagcttttctccatggggcgcaccagttctTTTTGTTAGGAAAAAGGATGGTAGCAT AGTGGCactcttgggccacattgtatctccggatggcatagaggtcgaccccagAAAGGTAGAGGCACTCCGAGATTGGTCAGCtcctaagagtgtgacagagaaccgtagtttcttgggattggcaggTTACTACAAGAAGTTTATCCAGGGCTTTTCTTCGattgcggtgcctatgaccgtcttgacgaagaagaatgccaagtttatctGGGGACCCAAGTGCAAGGAGAGCTTTGATAGATTGAAGCTAGCATTGACCACCGCGCCTGGTActagctatgccatcggggcaaggagagtttgtGGTCTATATAgatgcatctaa